The following proteins come from a genomic window of Posidoniimonas polymericola:
- a CDS encoding DsrE family protein, with amino-acid sequence MPQDAHNVVVILTVGKSDNGKNATLAFSCGLAATAVGHNAVVFLTSDGAVWGYSGSAQGIAVQGFPPLTELIDNYLAAGGRLIMCSVCRNTCITGGPDAPPAAEVLSEAEDGGFTTVIDLATDGTMVTF; translated from the coding sequence ATGCCGCAAGACGCGCACAACGTGGTGGTCATCCTGACAGTCGGCAAGTCGGACAACGGCAAGAACGCGACTCTCGCCTTCTCCTGCGGGCTGGCCGCCACCGCTGTCGGGCACAACGCTGTGGTGTTCCTTACCAGCGACGGCGCGGTGTGGGGTTACAGCGGCAGCGCCCAGGGCATCGCGGTACAGGGGTTCCCGCCGCTGACGGAGCTCATCGACAACTACCTGGCCGCAGGCGGGCGACTGATCATGTGCTCGGTCTGCCGGAACACGTGCATCACCGGCGGCCCCGACGCCCCGCCCGCAGCGGAAGTCTTATCGGAGGCCGAAGACGGCGGCTTCACCACCGTGATCGATCTGGCGACCGACGGCACCATGGTGACATTCTAG
- a CDS encoding sulfurtransferase TusA family protein, with the protein MVDLQLDCQGLNCPMPIVELTKAARGLGPGKRIEVTATDLAFRPDLEAWARRTGHTVDQFTEEEELQRAVITLV; encoded by the coding sequence ATGGTAGACCTGCAACTGGATTGCCAAGGGCTGAACTGCCCGATGCCGATCGTCGAGCTGACGAAGGCGGCCCGCGGCCTGGGCCCCGGCAAGAGGATCGAGGTCACCGCCACCGACCTTGCGTTCCGTCCCGACCTCGAGGCCTGGGCCCGACGCACCGGACACACCGTCGACCAGTTCACCGAAGAAGAAGAGCTGCAGCGGGCGGTCATCACCCTCGTCTAG
- a CDS encoding ATP-dependent zinc protease family protein, with amino-acid sequence MPRKKKTRELAVVGWREWVRLDLLGVQAIKAKVDTGARTSSLHAFRVKTFEKDGAPHVRFQVHPEQRKTKPTVECEWPVHEFRKVRSSSGHEALRPVILTEIVVAGQAFEIELTLANRDQMGFRMLLGREALRDRFVVDSGRSYVGGPRNK; translated from the coding sequence TTGCCACGGAAGAAGAAAACACGCGAACTCGCTGTGGTCGGTTGGCGGGAGTGGGTCCGACTCGACCTGCTTGGTGTCCAGGCGATCAAGGCCAAGGTCGACACCGGCGCCAGGACGTCGTCGCTGCACGCGTTCCGGGTCAAGACCTTCGAGAAGGACGGCGCTCCGCACGTCCGCTTCCAAGTACACCCGGAGCAACGCAAGACCAAGCCGACGGTCGAGTGCGAGTGGCCGGTCCACGAGTTCCGCAAGGTGCGGAGCTCTTCGGGCCACGAGGCGCTGCGACCGGTGATCCTGACGGAAATCGTCGTGGCCGGCCAGGCCTTTGAGATCGAGCTGACGCTCGCCAACCGCGACCAGATGGGCTTCCGCATGCTGCTTGGCCGCGAGGCCCTGCGAGACCGATTCGTCGTGGACTCGGGGCGCTCCTACGTGGGCGGACCCCGGAACAAGTGA